The nucleotide sequence CACGACGCAGTGGTCGGTCCGTTCCACCATCGCCTCGGCGGCCTCCTTGGTCACGACGTCGACTGTTCGCAGCGGCTTGTTGAGAGTCGAGATTGGTTTTACGGCAACGCGCAGGATTACCGGCTCGCCGGTAGTTACACCGCCTTCGATTCCACCGGAGCGATTGGTGACGCGCACGAATCTTTTTGTGCGAGGGTCAGCCTTGTGATCGTAGAACAACTCGTCATGCACTTCCGAACCGGGCAGCGCGGCGGCATCGAACCCCAGACCGATTTCCGCCCCCTTGGCCGACGGAATAGAAACCAGCGCCCCCAGCAGCCGTGAATCGAGCCGATCTCGCCCCTGTGAGAATCCGCCGAGTCCGACCGGAAGACCGGAGACTATAATCTCCGCCACGCCTCCGAGGGAATCACGATTCTTCTTTGCCGCCCGGATAGCTTCAATCATCTGCTGCTCGATCGCCGGGACGAGACACCGGACTTCGGATTGCTCGGCGAGCTCAACGACCTTCGCGAGATCGTCGAGTGAATACGCATCGCGATCGAGTTTGACCGAACCGATCCGGACCACGTGCGAGGCAAAGACGACGCCGAAGTGCTCCAGCAACTGGCGACACAGCGAACCCACGGCCACACGCGCGGCTGTTTCTCGCGCGGACGCCCTCTCCAGCACGTTACGCAGGTCATGGTGATTGTATTTGACGCCACCGGCCAAATCGGCGTGTCCGGGGCGCGGGCGTGTCGTTTCACGGGCCAGCTTCTCGTCGCGAAGATGCAGTGTCTCGGGCAACGGCTCGAACGGGTCCATGATCGCGGACCAGTTCTCCCAGTCGCGATTGCGGATAACGATTGTGACGGGGCTGCCCAGGGTCAGCCCGTGCCGCAGACCGGAGACGATATCAACTTCGTCCGACTCGATTTTCACCCGGCCGCCGCGCCCGTAGCCTTTCTGGCGGCGCGCCATCTGAAACGCGAGCCGGTCGCGATCGATACGCAGTCCGGCCGGAAGGCCGTCGATGATCGCCGTCAGCTGGGGACCGTGGGACTCGCCCGACGTCAAATACGTAATCATGATGCGATGGTACGGAATTGGTGGCGTGGACGCAAGCCGGACTGTTAACCCATGTGGACGTCGGCGGCCTCTTCCGGCAGAACCAGCCCCGACTCATCGTCGATGGTTGCCATTCGCGCGGCAATCCGCTCGTCGAGGTTCAGCGCCTGCGACATGTCGTAGAACTTGACCTCGTCAATCGGCGAAATCTCCTTGATCTCGAGCAGAACCGCCTTGATCTTGCGCACCGACTTCTCGATCACGTCGAGTGTCGCCGGCATTCTATCGATCAGCTTGTCGTTGGCTCCCGTTTCGAGCCACTTGCGCATGATCTGGGCACGCCCATAGACAGCCATCGTGGCGTTGTTCAGGTAGTGCGACATGGTCGCGATCGCGATGTTCTCGGAGAGGATGGCGCCTTTGGCGCGCTCTTCGTTCAGCAGTTTCGCCGAGAGTTCCTGCCGTTCCTTGAACAGATTCTCCACCATGAGATACATGCGCCAGATCTCTTTGTTGGCCCGCGTGATGGTTTCCTCGATCGACCCGATGTCGATATCGAGATACTGGGCGATTCGAACGGTTTCGGCGATCAACGATGATGAGATCGTATCGATCGATTCCTTGGGCAGATGCAACGCCTCGGAGAGCGCATTGACTCGCGCGATCCGTTGCTCCAGGTCCGCCTCGAACGTCGTGACCGTATCATCGGCCAGCAGCGCAGCCAGACGAATGCTGTTCTGCAAGACGCCGCTGCTCGCCGCGCCGGTGTACGCGTGATGGTCACGGACCGCTTCCGATATCTCGTTGGGAAGGCGCCAGCGGCGGCAAAGCTGCCAGCCGACCTCGGCATGATCGATCCCGAACACTTCTCTCTCCGCGTCGAGCAGCGTGACCGCCTTGACGTCGCGGGCGATAATACGCCGGTAGTCCTTCGGATAGTGGTGCAGGAAAAACAGGACGCCCACGTGGTGCAAGAGCCCCGAGACAAAGGCCACGTCGGGCGATCGGTAGGCAACGCCCTTGGCAATCTTCTCGGCCGCCGCCGCAACCGTCAGTATCGAGGAGAACAGAGATCTGACGTTTACCCCCGAGGTCTTCTCGAGATGACCGGGATTGAGCACGGACGACGACAGGGCCAGGCACTTGACGGTGGTTGAGCCGAGTACCTGAATAGCCTGACTGACGTTTTTGATGTCTTTGAGCCGGTGGTAAAACGGCGAGTTCGCCAACCGCAGAATTCGCGCCGTCAGCGATGCGTCCTTAAGAATGATTCGAGAAAGTGCCTCGTTCGAGAATTCCGGTTTGTCCATCTCTCCCAGGATCTCAGAAATAGCCTGCGGCATGGATAACAGATCCTGGCTTCTCTGGATCTGGTTAAGAATCGTCAGTTTGTCCATATGCACCCCGTCCTTGTCGCTTATCGCCTATATCGGCGACCGGGCGGAAATGCCTTACGGGCGAGGCAGGGCAAATTCGTTGAAAATCAACGTTTTTGGGTGGCAACTGCTTGCAGTATTTCGGTCAGCTGCTCGATACGAAACGGCTTGGAGAGGACATGAGATATCCCGGCTGCAGTCAGTTCCTGTCGATCCACAGAGGCTTGCCAGCCGGTTACCAGGACAATCGGCAGGCCGGGATGGAGCCGGTGTATTTCACGGGCTACGTCCAGTCCGGACAGCCCCGGCATGGCGAGATCGGTCAAAACGACATCAAACCGCCGGGATCGGGCCAGCCGCAGGCCTTCCTCGCCGGATCCTGCGGTGACCGCCTCGTAACCCAGCGAATGACACATGGCCGAGACAAGATCAAGAATAATGGCTTCGTCGTCTATCGCCAGAACCG is from Candidatus Zixiibacteriota bacterium and encodes:
- the aroC gene encoding chorismate synthase, with the translated sequence MITYLTSGESHGPQLTAIIDGLPAGLRIDRDRLAFQMARRQKGYGRGGRVKIESDEVDIVSGLRHGLTLGSPVTIVIRNRDWENWSAIMDPFEPLPETLHLRDEKLARETTRPRPGHADLAGGVKYNHHDLRNVLERASARETAARVAVGSLCRQLLEHFGVVFASHVVRIGSVKLDRDAYSLDDLAKVVELAEQSEVRCLVPAIEQQMIEAIRAAKKNRDSLGGVAEIIVSGLPVGLGGFSQGRDRLDSRLLGALVSIPSAKGAEIGLGFDAAALPGSEVHDELFYDHKADPRTKRFVRVTNRSGGIEGGVTTGEPVILRVAVKPISTLNKPLRTVDVVTKEAAEAMVERTDHCVVPAVAVIGEAVVALELADVFLSKFGSDNLEEIERNYRAFLDAPY
- a CDS encoding HDOD domain-containing protein, whose translation is MDKLTILNQIQRSQDLLSMPQAISEILGEMDKPEFSNEALSRIILKDASLTARILRLANSPFYHRLKDIKNVSQAIQVLGSTTVKCLALSSSVLNPGHLEKTSGVNVRSLFSSILTVAAAAEKIAKGVAYRSPDVAFVSGLLHHVGVLFFLHHYPKDYRRIIARDVKAVTLLDAEREVFGIDHAEVGWQLCRRWRLPNEISEAVRDHHAYTGAASSGVLQNSIRLAALLADDTVTTFEADLEQRIARVNALSEALHLPKESIDTISSSLIAETVRIAQYLDIDIGSIEETITRANKEIWRMYLMVENLFKERQELSAKLLNEERAKGAILSENIAIATMSHYLNNATMAVYGRAQIMRKWLETGANDKLIDRMPATLDVIEKSVRKIKAVLLEIKEISPIDEVKFYDMSQALNLDERIAARMATIDDESGLVLPEEAADVHMG